One region of Pagrus major chromosome 7, Pma_NU_1.0 genomic DNA includes:
- the ddx23 gene encoding probable ATP-dependent RNA helicase DDX23, giving the protein MAADSTDKKDAESSATKDRERKRSRSRERERKTSPSRNRHRSRERKRSKSPERDRRMKDKDRDKERERDKDRDRGRKDRDGHRRDKDRGKKSRSPSPRSKDGKVKRDRDIKTEEEEDERKKKEKVQPLSLEELLAKKKAEEEAEAKPKFLSKAEREAEALKRRELQTEDRRRMLEDERKKRRMFQDMGRKMLEDPQERERRERRERMERENNGNEDDDGRQKLREEKDKSKELHAIKERYLGGLKKRRRTRHLNDRKFVFEWDASEDTSVDYNPIYKEKHQVQLYGRGFIAGIDLKQQKREQSRFYGDLMEKRRTLEEKEQEETRLKKMRKKEAKQRWDDRHWSQKKLDEMTDRDWRIFREDYSITTKGGKIPNPIRNWKEYSLPAHILEVIDKCGYKDPTPIQRQAIPIGLQNRDIIGVAETGSGKTAAFLIPLLVWITTLPKIDRIEDSDQGPYAVILAPTRELAQQIEEETIKFGKPLGIRTVAVIGGISREDQGFRLRMGCEIVIATPGRLIDVLENRYLVLGRCTYVVLDEADRMIDMGFEPDVQKILEYIPVTNQKPDTEEAEDPEKMMMNFESGKHKYRQTVMFTATMPPAVERLARSYLRRPAVVYIGSAGKPHERVEQKVLLMSEGEKRKKLLEVLSHGFEPPIIIFVNQKKGCDVLAKSLEKMGYNACTLHGGKGQEQREFALSNLKAGAKDILVATDVAGRGIDIQDVSMVLNYDMAKNIEDYIHRIGRTGRAGKSGVAMTFLTKEDSAVFYDLKQAILESPVSTCPPELTNHPDAQHKPGTILTKKRREETIFA; this is encoded by the exons ATGGCAGCCGACTCCACAGACAAGAAGGATGCCGAATCCTCGGCTaccaaagacagagagaggaaacgCAGCCGGTCAAGAGAGCGGGAACGTAAAACTTCACCTTCACGCAACCGCCATCGTTCTCGTGAACGAAAGCGCTCTAAATCTCCAGAAAG AGACCGACGCATGAAAGACAAGGATAGAGACAAAGAGCGTGAAAGAGATAAGGACCGAGACAGGGGCCGTAAGGACAGAGACGGCCATCGACGTGATAAAGATCGTGGCAAGAAGTCCAG AAGTCCCTCGCCCAGATCGAAGGATGGCAAAGtgaagagagatagagatataaaaacagaagaggaagaagatgaaagaaagaagaaagagaag GTCCAACCTTTGTCTTTGGAGGAGCTTCTTGCCAAGAAGAAggcagaagaggaagcagaggcaaAG CCCAAGTTTCTCTCAAAGGCCGAGCGAGAGGCCGAGGCTCTGAAACGGAGGGAGCTACAGACGGAGGATAGGAGGAGGATGTTGGAagatgagaggaagaagagaaggatgTTCCAGGACATGGGCAGAAAAATGCTGG AGGACCcccaggagagggagagacgagAGCGAAGAGAGCGAATGGAGCGAGAGAACAACGGGAATGAAGACGATGATGGACGACAGAAgctcagagaggagaaggatAAAAGCAAAGAGCTCCACGCTATCAAG GAACGTTACCTTGGCGGGCTCAAGAAACGTCGGAGAACTCGTCATCTAAATGACAGGAAGTTTGTGTTTGAGTGGGACGCTTCTGAAGACACGTCAGTAGACTACAACCCAAT ttacaaagaaaaacatcaggtTCAGCTGTACGGACGAGGCTTCATCGCTGGTATCGACttgaagcagcagaagagaGAGCAGTCGCGGTTTTATGGCGACCTGATGGAAAAGAGGCGAAcactggaggagaaggagcaggaaga gacAAGACTGAAGAAGATGCGCAAGAAGGAGGCAAAGCAGCGCTGGGACGACAGACATTGGTCTCAGAAGAAGCTGGACGAGATGACGGACAGAGACTGGCGTATCTTCAGAGAGGACTACAGCATCACCACCAAGGGAGGAAAGATCCCGAACCCCATCAGGAACTGGAAGGAGTATTCACTGCCCGCACACATCCTGGAGGTCATCGACAAATGTGGATACAAG GATCCGACACCTATCCAGAGGCAGGCCATTCCTATTGGTTTACAGAACCGTGACATCATTGGTGTTGCCGAGACAGGTAGCGGTAAAACGGCTGCTTTCCTGATTCCACTGCTGGTCTGGATCACCACCCTGCCAAAAATAGATAG gatTGAAGACTCAGATCAGGGTCCTTATGCTGTGATCTTGGCCCCGACTCGTGAGTTGGCGCAGCAGATTGAAGAGGAGACCATAAAGTTCGGTAAACCGCTCGGCATCCGCACTGTGGCTGTGATCGGAGGAATCTCCAGAGAGGACCAGGGCTTCCGTCTCAGGATGGGCTGTGAG ATTGTGATCGCCACCCCCGGACGTCTGATCGATGTGCTGGAGAACCGGTACCTGGTCTTGGGTCGCTGCACGTACGTGGTCCTTGACGAGGCTGATCGTATGATTGACATGGGCTTCGAGCCCGACGTCCAAAAGATTCTGGAGTACATCCCGGTGACCAATCAGAAACCAGACACCGAGGAGGCGGAAGACCctgagaagatgatgatgaactTTGAATctggaaaacataaatacagacaA ACGGTCATGTTCACAGCTACTATGCCTCCAGCTGTTGAGAGGCTGGCAAGGAGCTACCTGAGACGTCCAGCTGTGGTTTACATCGGCTCTGCTGGTAAACCTCACGAGAGAGTCGAACAGAAGGTCCTGCTCatgtcagagggagagaagag GaagaagctgctggaggtgcTGTCACATGGATTCGAGCCTCCCATCATCATCTTCGTCAACCAGAAGAAGGGTTGTGACGTGCTGGCCAAGTCTCTGGAGAAGATGGGG TACAATGCTTGTACCCTGCACGGAGGAAAAGGCCAGGAACAGAGAGAGTTTGCGCTCTCCAACCTCAAAGCAGGAGCCAAAGATATCCTGGTGGCCACAGACGTGGCTGGTCGAGGTATCGATATCCAGGACGTCTCCATGGTGCTTAACTACGACATGGCCAAGAACATCGAAG ACTACATCCATCGTATCGGTCGTACGGGTCGTGCTGGTAAGAGCGGTGTGGCTATGACTTTCCTCACCAAAGAGGACTCGGCGGTGTTCTACGACCTGAAGCAGGCCATCCTCGAGAGCCCCGTCTCCACCTGCCCCCCGGAGCTGACCAACCACCCGGACGCTCAACACAAACCAGGAACCATCCTGACCAAGAAGAGACGCGAGGAGACCATCTTTGCCTGA